In Chitinophagaceae bacterium, the genomic window TCAAAAAGCTGTATAGATGATTGGAATAATTTTGAAAAATAAATGCTCAAAAACTTGACATCGCTTTTCTGATGTTGTATATTTAAATCATCAAAAAAAATAACAGCATCCGAAACAATTTTATTCAAAACATAATAAAAGAGATGGGTGCTTTCACACACCCAGGGTTTTGTTCAACGTTGTAAAACCCCAAATGAAACAGGCGACCAGAGAAACTTCTCCGTCGCCTGCTTCTTTTTTAACTAACCGCTATTCGTGAGTGGTGAATAATGAGCAGTACAATTGTCATTCTTAAGAAGGAAGAATCTATCAACTAACGACTAAGGACTTCCGGCTTTCACACTACTTTATTCGCGCAACTCGAACTCGCAAATGCTTCCGGCTTCGCCTTAAAAGCGAATCCCATCCCCAGAATATAGCCCATGGCTTCTTTCAATGCAGTATTTGATTGAAAGTTCGGATTGGTATTGATGTCTGCATGCACTTCAAGATCTACATCATAGGCATCAAGCAAATCACAAAGTCCATAAGCGGTTTGAACCGATCTTGAAACCTCATCAAGCATACGTTCCTTGATAGTAAGTTTGTGAGTGGTCTTTTCATTGTTGATGAACATGAAACCGCCTTTTTTTTCGCGTAAAAACACAATGACTGTGGCAAATTCAGTCACCTTACCACGCACCTGCGAATCGGTACCGATGCATACTTTAAGCTTATTACCTTGATTCGACTCGTAGCGAATTGCTTGTTCAACTGCTTTTTTTATCGGCATATTGATTTTTTCACCGTTGAATTTTCTCCAGAGCATGGGTGGGTGTTTTTTCAAAAATAGGTTTTTACACCTGTAAATCAACAATTTATCTATTCACAACTTCATTTCAGCCCCATTTGGCAATCTCAATAGTTTTTCTATATCTTTGTGCTCCCAAAAAGCTCCATTCATTCAATGAAAAAAGGTATTCACCCGGAAAATTACCGATTCGTAGTTTTCAAAGACATGTCGAACAACACTTCATTCATTTCAAGGTCATCTGCATCTACCAAGGAGGTGATAACCATGGACGATGGAAAGGAATATCCGTTGATTAAGCTTGAAATTTCCAACACGTCACACCCTTACTACACTGGTAAGATGAAGTTTATTGACACTGCCGGTCGTATCGATAAGTTTAAAAAGAAATACGCGAAGAAGAGTTAATCCGATTTGCTTTCAAGATAAAAGCCCTGCAGTAGTAGGGCTTTTTAATTTCGGCAGATGCAAGAAAAAAATTTCATTCTTTTCGATGATGAATGCAGAGATCAACTGCTGCCTTTCACTTTTACAAGGCCTGTGTGTGAAATCCGGATGGGTATACTCACCATAACCGGGAAGTGGGAGTACTCACTGAACCTGAAGCCAAGCTATCTTACACAGGAATATCTCAGTAAGAAGTATCCACTGAAGAAGCAGGAAGTTAATTGGCTTATCAATGGATCAGTTTTGCCTGATCCACGATTGGTAGCGCAGGTAGTTTCACTTCAATTGAATGAAGCAATAGTTGAAAATGAGATAGTCGTTGCCTGTTGCGTAGCTGATTTTTCTATAGAGAATGGCATACTCAACTCCAATACAATTATTCAGCAATGCAGAGTAATTTCACCGGCTTCCTCCATCCGTTCCGTTCGAAAACTTACAGATATCTTTTCGATGAACGGAGAGGCATTGCGGGATGATTTTAAATTAATTACACGGCAACGTCGTTCAGTTACTGTTTCTGAATCAAATAATATCAGCCACCGTGATGCTATATTTATTGAAGAAGGTGCCAATGTTGAATATGCTTATTTGAATGCATCCAATGGACCAATTTACATCGGTAAAAATGCTGAAGTGATGGAAGGTGCGATGATCCGCGGCCCATTTTCTTTGGGTGAGGGAAGTGTGGTTAAGATGGGCAGTAAGATCTATTACCCCACCACTATCGGACCTTTTTGCAAAGTGGGCGGTGAAATAAATAATGTAGTAATGTTTGGCAATTCTAACAAGGCACACGACGGTTATCTTGGAAACGCTGTTATTGGTGAGTGGTGCAACCTGGGCGCTGATACCAATAATTCAAACCTGAAAAATGATTACAGTAATGTTAAGCTCTGGAATTATCCGCAGCAGAAATTTGCAGATACAGGGTTGCAGTTTTGTGGTGTGATGATGGGTGATCATTCAAAATGTGGTATCAACACTATGTTTAATACCGGTACTGTTGTAGGGGTATTTGCCAATCTTTTTGGAGACGGATTTCCTAGAAATTTCATACCATCATTCAGTTGGGGAGGTCACGCTGGCATTACCGATTATAAATTGGAGAAAGCACTTAAAGTGGCTGAATTGGTGATGAAGCGAAGAGATCAGCAACTTACCGATATAGATGTGGAAATACTGCAACATATTTACAAGCTGCCAAAAAGATGATCCGAATTAATCAGCAAAAAATGCTGATTGATTTTTGCCCGTATAAAAAAATAAAAACTGAATCGATGCGAAAAAATATAATTGCCGGAAACTGGAAGATGAACAAGTCGCCTGTAGAAAGCACTCAACTGGTGGAAGAAACACTGCACTTGCTCTCCGGTGAAACAATTGGTGAAACAGTAGTTATATTTTGTCCACCTTTTGTGTCTCTCGAACGTGTAGCGTCCCTGGTTAAGGAAAATAAAAATGTGTTTGTTGCAGCGCAGAATTGCCATTGGGAAAAATCAGGCGCATTTACCGGCGAAGTGTCGCCGGCAATGATCAAAGCCACAGGAGCTACCTACGTTATCATTGGGCATTCTGAAAGACGCCTCTATTTCAAGGAAACAAACGAACAGCTTGCAAAGAAAGCAACGGCAATAATCGGAGAAGGCATGCAGGTAATTTATTGCTGTGGAGAACCGCTTGAGATTCGCGAAGCCAATGCGCATTTTACATTGGTTGAACAACAAATCAGGGAAGGGCTTTTTCATCTCACCAAAGAAAATTTTGCAAGTGTAGTGATTGCCTATGAACCTGTCTGGGCCATTGGAACAGGAAAAGTAGCGAGTGACGAGCAGGCGCAGGAAATGCACGCTTTTATCCGCGGCCTGATCCGTAAACAGTACGATGAGGAAACTGCAAACAATCTTACCATTCAATATGGCGGCAGCATGAAACCGTCCAATGCCAAAGGATTGATGACACAACCTGATGTGGATGGAGGACTTATTGGTGGTGCGTCGTTAATTGCGGCTGACTTCGTGGGAATTATTAAGAGTGTTTAGCTTCGTTCATCCGATAGCAACAGTTATTCTAAACAGAGTCCTTACTTCCTAAGTGGATTATTATTCCTTCACCTTTCAGATAAAAGAATCCTGGCAGCAAGAGCTAATAATCGCGGCGCTTGACGACATTGGTTTTGAAGGATATGAAGAAAGAGAAAACGCGATGGACGCTTATATTTCCACAAGTAGTTTTAGTGAATCAGCATTTATTCAGGCAATAACGCCTTATCAGGAAGCCTACGGTTTTTCAT contains:
- a CDS encoding type B 50S ribosomal protein L31, producing the protein MKKGIHPENYRFVVFKDMSNNTSFISRSSASTKEVITMDDGKEYPLIKLEISNTSHPYYTGKMKFIDTAGRIDKFKKKYAKKS
- a CDS encoding GlmU family protein; protein product: MQEKNFILFDDECRDQLLPFTFTRPVCEIRMGILTITGKWEYSLNLKPSYLTQEYLSKKYPLKKQEVNWLINGSVLPDPRLVAQVVSLQLNEAIVENEIVVACCVADFSIENGILNSNTIIQQCRVISPASSIRSVRKLTDIFSMNGEALRDDFKLITRQRRSVTVSESNNISHRDAIFIEEGANVEYAYLNASNGPIYIGKNAEVMEGAMIRGPFSLGEGSVVKMGSKIYYPTTIGPFCKVGGEINNVVMFGNSNKAHDGYLGNAVIGEWCNLGADTNNSNLKNDYSNVKLWNYPQQKFADTGLQFCGVMMGDHSKCGINTMFNTGTVVGVFANLFGDGFPRNFIPSFSWGGHAGITDYKLEKALKVAELVMKRRDQQLTDIDVEILQHIYKLPKR
- a CDS encoding triose-phosphate isomerase; translated protein: MRKNIIAGNWKMNKSPVESTQLVEETLHLLSGETIGETVVIFCPPFVSLERVASLVKENKNVFVAAQNCHWEKSGAFTGEVSPAMIKATGATYVIIGHSERRLYFKETNEQLAKKATAIIGEGMQVIYCCGEPLEIREANAHFTLVEQQIREGLFHLTKENFASVVIAYEPVWAIGTGKVASDEQAQEMHAFIRGLIRKQYDEETANNLTIQYGGSMKPSNAKGLMTQPDVDGGLIGGASLIAADFVGIIKSV